In Candidatus Defluviibacterium haderslevense, the following are encoded in one genomic region:
- a CDS encoding T9SS type A sorting domain-containing protein, with the protein MIKFLFQSKMKVNQHLKTFKKYMWILLISGVSISQAQKEDYNWVLGYADHLVTDTLFGRTILNFNNASLNITKTTIGVLSYLDYTNASISDSSGKLLFYTNGISAFNRNHQIMPNGNYICPGEVAEWNFENGLRLEQAAMILPWPEHPAQYFIINKILQAQTIYLSDTLYYSTVNMKLRGGLGDVVEKHKILLADTMSLSYMTACRHANGRDWWFLIAEYDSRIVHRYLLDPRGIIHKGIQEVSYKIIDTPGQAAFSPDGNKFAIHYITDFGYRELHLFNFDRCNGLLMNQRIAKLPYTTSAATGLAFAPSSKYLYLTLGDRVWQIDTDDNAPVQNKIEIIVSDHFGWPYEFFYDQMQLAPDGKIYFVSDNGANYINVIHDPDKKGLACKPEAHAHMITFNLSNPNFPHFRLGRAWNTICDTLFTDINEPEVDFKYEDIYLYPNPAHSQVNIFIPDHLLHQMISYRIYDLQGKMLEHDSLNPSRDISITNLPKGIFYISVFCKNELILNEKLVIINE; encoded by the coding sequence GTGATAAAATTTTTGTTTCAAAGTAAGATGAAAGTCAATCAACATTTAAAGACTTTTAAAAAGTATATGTGGATACTCCTGATTTCAGGAGTATCCATTTCTCAAGCTCAGAAAGAAGACTATAATTGGGTTTTGGGCTATGCAGACCATTTAGTAACTGATACTCTTTTTGGCAGAACTATTTTAAATTTTAACAATGCATCTTTGAATATTACCAAAACAACTATAGGTGTACTTAGTTACTTAGATTATACGAATGCTTCTATTTCTGATTCAAGCGGAAAACTATTGTTTTACACCAATGGCATTAGCGCTTTTAATCGTAATCATCAGATCATGCCTAATGGTAATTACATTTGTCCCGGAGAAGTGGCAGAATGGAATTTTGAAAATGGCTTGCGATTAGAACAAGCAGCAATGATATTGCCCTGGCCGGAACATCCTGCTCAATATTTTATCATCAATAAAATATTACAAGCACAAACCATTTATTTATCAGATACTTTGTATTATTCAACGGTTAACATGAAATTAAGAGGTGGATTAGGTGATGTTGTTGAAAAACACAAGATACTCCTTGCTGATACCATGTCACTTTCATATATGACTGCATGTAGACACGCAAATGGCAGAGATTGGTGGTTTTTAATTGCAGAATACGATAGTCGGATAGTCCATAGATATCTATTGGATCCTCGAGGTATAATCCACAAGGGAATTCAGGAAGTAAGTTATAAAATTATTGATACTCCAGGTCAGGCTGCTTTCTCTCCTGATGGCAATAAATTTGCTATACATTATATTACCGATTTTGGTTATAGGGAATTGCATTTATTTAATTTTGATCGGTGCAATGGATTATTAATGAATCAAAGAATTGCTAAACTCCCTTATACCACATCAGCTGCAACAGGGTTAGCATTTGCACCTTCAAGTAAATATTTATATTTAACGCTTGGTGACAGAGTATGGCAAATTGACACCGATGACAATGCACCTGTTCAAAACAAAATAGAAATAATAGTATCAGATCACTTTGGATGGCCATATGAATTTTTTTATGACCAGATGCAACTGGCTCCAGATGGCAAAATCTATTTTGTATCTGATAATGGTGCAAACTACATCAATGTCATTCATGATCCTGATAAGAAAGGTCTTGCATGTAAACCAGAAGCACATGCACATATGATAACTTTTAATTTAAGCAATCCTAATTTTCCACATTTTAGATTGGGAAGAGCTTGGAATACCATATGCGATACTCTATTTACTGATATTAATGAACCAGAAGTCGACTTTAAGTATGAAGATATTTATTTATACCCGAATCCAGCACATTCACAAGTAAATATCTTTATACCCGACCATTTACTTCATCAAATGATATCTTATAGAATTTATGACCTGCAGGGCAAAATGCTAGAACACGATAGTCTAAATCCAAGTCGTGATATTTCAATAACTAATTTACCAAAGGGAATCTTTTATATCAGCGTCTTTTGCAAAAATGAATTAATCTTAAATGAAAAACTGGTAATCATAAATGAATAA